DNA from Parvularcula marina:
AAGCGACCGGCGGGAATGGTCCGAGGGCGTCGCGGTTCAAGACAGGTGAGAACGCACCTGAAGCGATCCGCGAGAAAGAGCGCAAGGCGCGGGCCGATCAGATGATGGCCCTGCAGGTTCAGCTCGCGACGCAGGCACAGATTGATGCCTATCTCCGCAGCCTCAGTGATCTACGCGACAGCGTGTATGACGCTATCGAGGAGAATGCGGACTTTATCGAACGCCTGCGCGGTGGCGCGGCCAAGCTGGAAGACGGTACAGCCGTTTATCTGCTGGCGGATGGCCGGTTCCGCACGGTGGAAGGCGATATCCTCACGCGCGATGAGCTTGCGGACGTGCCGGATAACCCGACGACCTGGGCGGAGTATGAGGCCGCGATCCAGCGCCGCGCCCAGCTCGCCCGGATCGAAAGCGATGTGATTGCCCCGGCAGAGGACAAGCTACGCAGCGGTGAAGCGACAACTGATGACCTCAAGCGGATCGAGGCGGAAATGAAAGAAGCTGTCGAGATCATCGAAAATCCCGCGAAGGAAGCTGCCGACGTCAGGTCCGAGACGAGGACGGCGCCTTCTTCAAACATCCAAATGAACGATATTTCCTTGGCACCTTAGAGACCGTCGCACCCAAACCGGGCGACCGCATAGACTGTTGCCGTTGCCTGTGTGGAAGGGTGCAATTCCATCACCTCTTTGACGCGCTGTTGCCCGTTGTGATCGCCAGTGAACCAATCTGACAAGCATCCTGATAGCTCCGGCTGATCTTTGGCGACCGTCTGCGCCATCATTGTCACAGCGCCGTGAACCCATGCCTGGCGCTCGCGATCCGGCAGCGCCAGCAAGTCGGAATTGAGCAATTCCCGCGCGGGCTTGTCGCCGATGACAGGGTGACGAACAGGCTCTTGCGCCTGTGCAGGCCCGATTAGGAGCGAAAAAATCGCGATTGTGGATAGGAGTCTCAAAATCGTTCCTTATCAGGAACACATGGAGTAACCTGAAAAAGCCATGGAAAACCTTGCCTCAAATGTGAGGCAACGCCCGTCTTGAAAGGGAACCCTTGTAAGATTGAAACGCAGGAGGGGCGCGGATTCCAGGAGGAGACCATGCGGCTCGGCTATATCAGAACATCCTCGCGCGAGCAGACCCCTGCACGGCAGATCGATGCCCTGACTGCCAAATGCGACAGGCTCTTCGTCGAACAGGTTTCCGCAAACAGGAAGAAGCGCCCTGTCTTCATCTCCGTGCAACGGCGGTTGCGAGCGGGCGATACGTTGGTGATTCATGATCTGGACCGCGCGTTCCGTTCAACGCTCGAAGCGCTCACCGTCATGCAACGCCTGACACAGCGCGAGGTAGCGCTCGAGGTTCTGTCCCTGAATATCAACACAGGCTCACCTGAAGGGGAGCTGCTCTATACGCAGACAGCCTCATACGCGCGTTACGAATGGCGTATCCTCAGCCGCCGGACGAAGGAAGGCATGGAGGCCGCACGTGCGCGTGGGGCAAAGATTGGCAGGCCGCCTGTCATAGATGAGGACAGCCTCGAATGGGCCCGATTGCTGATCGATAGCGGCTTGCGCGTTGAAGATGCGGCCTATGAGATCGATGCGGCGCGCTCGACACTCTATCGGCATTTGGCGGGGGGGAATACCTGCGATGGGGTTCATTGAGATCGCAGCTCTCTGTGGTGCCTGACAATCCAGTTCTCATCCATGAAATCCTGCCGGACTTTTTTGTGAGCGCTCAATGGGCGGCCCGCTTAAACGTGTGGCCCGTGAGCCCTCAAAAAAGCGCCCGGCTGATCTGGTTTCATGGACCTGGAATTCATCAGGCCAAAGAGAAAGGATCACGACAATGACCACCGATCAACACATTCAACAACCCAGCCAGCCTGTCTATCGTCTCGGCTTTGCGCCCTATGACGGGACCGACCGCAACGGGCAGAGAAAGCTCGGCTATCCTATCGAAA
Protein-coding regions in this window:
- a CDS encoding recombinase family protein, with protein sequence MRLGYIRTSSREQTPARQIDALTAKCDRLFVEQVSANRKKRPVFISVQRRLRAGDTLVIHDLDRAFRSTLEALTVMQRLTQREVALEVLSLNINTGSPEGELLYTQTASYARYEWRILSRRTKEGMEAARARGAKIGRPPVIDEDSLEWARLLIDSGLRVEDAAYEIDAARSTLYRHLAGGNTCDGVH